One Cyanobacterium sp. T60_A2020_053 genomic window, TTTATGAAAGGCAATAAATTAATGCCTCAATGTGGTTTCTCCAATAATGTGGTACAAATATTAAATACCCTTGGTGTACCTTTTGAAACTTTTGATGTTCTTTCTGATTATGACATTCGTCAGGGTATCAAAGAATATTCCCAATGGCCCACGATTCCTCAAGTATATGTCAACGGTGAATTTGTCGGTGGTAGCGATA contains:
- the grxD gene encoding Grx4 family monothiol glutaredoxin: MTPELKQRLDDIVNSSPVFVFMKGNKLMPQCGFSNNVVQILNTLGVPFETFDVLSDYDIRQGIKEYSQWPTIPQVYVNGEFVGGSDILIELYQNGELQQMIEVALAS